The following are encoded together in the Marmota flaviventris isolate mMarFla1 chromosome 18, mMarFla1.hap1, whole genome shotgun sequence genome:
- the Relb gene encoding transcription factor RelB isoform X1 yields the protein MKGEEWQKGKVRTCPRVGKETWPDSAGSNDLSSISLSVSRTTDELGEYQEAGMPEAEGPEIIDEYIKENGFGLDGAPGHGEGQPRLVSRGAASLSTVTLGPSAPPATPPPWSCALGRLMPPAPGPGPRPHLVITEQPKQRGMRFRYECEGRSAGSILGESSTEASKTLPAIELRDCGGLREVEVTACLVWKDWPHRVHPHSLVGKDCTDGVCRVRLRPHVSPRHSFNNLGIQCVRKKEIEAAIERKIQQGIDPYNAGSLKNHQEVDMNVVRICFQASYRDQQGQTRRMDPVLSEPVYDKKSTNTSELRICRINKESGPCTGGEELYLLCDKVQKEDISVVFSTASWEGRADFSQADVHRQIAIVFKTPPYEDLEIVEPVTVNVFLQRLTDGVCSEPLPFTYLPRDHDSYGVDKKRKRGLPDVLGELNGSDPHGIESKRRKKKPVFLDHFLPSHGPGPYLPPSALLPDTEFFPGTVSLPGLEPPCEPDLLDDSFAYDPTTPTFFTMLDLLPPAPPLVSSVPTSGGAGVAVGEPPGPEPLTLDSYSAAGPGDGGTASLVGSNMFPNQYREAAFGSGLLSPGPDAT from the exons ATGAATTGGGTGAGTACCAGGAGGCAGGCATGCCGGAGGCTGAGGGCCCAG AGATCATCGACGAGTACATCAAGGAGAATGGCTTCGGCCTGGACGGAGCGCCCGGGCACGGCGAGGGGCAGCCGCGCCTGGTATCCCGCGGGGCGGCCTCGCTGAGCACGGTCACCCTGGGCCCCTCTGCGCCGCCAGCCACGCCGCCGCCCTGGAGCTGCGCCCTGGGCCGGCTGATGCCGCCCGCGCCCGGGCCGGGCCCGCGGCCGCACCTGGTCATCACGGAGCAGCCGAAGCAGCGCGGCATGCGCTTCCGCTACGAGTGCGAGGGCCGCTCGGCCGGCAGCATCCTGGGCGAGAGCAGCACCGAGGCCAGCAAGACGCTGCCCGCCATCGAG CTCCGGGATTGTGGCGGACTGCGGGAGGTGGAGGTGACCGCGTGCCTGGTGTGGAAGGACTGGCCCCATCGGGTGCACCCGCACAGCCTCGTGGGGAAGGACTGTACGGACGGTGTCTGCAGGGTGCGGCTGCGGCCTCATGTCAGCCCCCGCCACAG CTTTAACAACCTGGGTATTCAGTGCGTGAGGAAGAAGGAGATCGAGGCGGCCATCGAGCGCAAGATCCAGCAGGGCATCGACCCCTACAATG CTGGCTCCCTGAAGAACCACCAGGAGGTGGACATGAACGTGGTGAGGATCTGCTTCCAGGCCTCCTACCGGGACCAGCAGGGACAGACCCGGCGGATGGACCCTGTGCTCTCCGAGCCCGTTTATGACAAGA aaTCCACGAACACGTCTGAGCTGCGGATCTGCCGCATCAACAAGGAGAGCGGGCCGTGCACGGGGGGCGAGGAGCTCTACCTGTTGTGTGACAAGGTGCAGAAAG AGGACATCTCGGTGGTGTTCAGCACAGCCTCCTGGGAAGGCCGGGCCGACTTCTCCCAGGCCGACGTGCACCGCCAGATTGCCATCGTGTTCAAGACGCCGCCGTATGAGGACCTGGAGATCGTGGAGCCTGTGACTGTCAATGTCTTCCTGCAGCGGCTCACGGACGGGGTCTGCAGCGAGCCGCTGCCCTTCACGTACCTTCCTCGGGACCATG ACAGCTATGGTGTGGACAAGAAGCGGAAACGGGGACTGCCCGATGTCCTCGGGGAGCTGAATGGCTCTG ACCCCCATGGCATCGAAAGCAAACGACGGAAGAAGAAGCCAGTCTTCCTGGACCACTTCCTGCCCAGCCACGGCCCAG GCCCGTACCTCCCGCCCTCAGCCCTGCTGCCAGACACAGAATTCTTCCCCGGTACCGTGTCCCTGCCCGGCCTGGAGCCTCCCTGCGAGCCTGACCTCCTGGATGACAGCTTTGCCTATGACCCCACGACCCCCACGTTCTTCACTATGCTGGACCTGCTGCCCCCAGCGCCGCCACTCGTCAGCTCTGTCCCCACCAGCGGGGGTGCAGGGGTCGCAGTCGGGGAGCCCCCTGGCCCCGAGCCACTGACGCTGGACTCCTACTCAGCCGCCGGCCCGGGGGACGGAGGCACCGCCAGCCTCGTGGGCAGCAACATGTTCCCCAATCAGTACCGCGAGGCAGCCTTCGGGAGTGGCCTCCTGTCCCCGGGGCCTGACGCCACGTAG
- the Relb gene encoding transcription factor RelB isoform X3: MPSRRVARPPAAPELGALGSNDLSSISLSVSRTTDELEIIDEYIKENGFGLDGAPGHGEGQPRLVSRGAASLSTVTLGPSAPPATPPPWSCALGRLMPPAPGPGPRPHLVITEQPKQRGMRFRYECEGRSAGSILGESSTEASKTLPAIELRDCGGLREVEVTACLVWKDWPHRVHPHSLVGKDCTDGVCRVRLRPHVSPRHSFNNLGIQCVRKKEIEAAIERKIQQGIDPYNAGSLKNHQEVDMNVVRICFQASYRDQQGQTRRMDPVLSEPVYDKKSTNTSELRICRINKESGPCTGGEELYLLCDKVQKEDISVVFSTASWEGRADFSQADVHRQIAIVFKTPPYEDLEIVEPVTVNVFLQRLTDGVCSEPLPFTYLPRDHDSYGVDKKRKRGLPDVLGELNGSDPHGIESKRRKKKPVFLDHFLPSHGPGPYLPPSALLPDTEFFPGTVSLPGLEPPCEPDLLDDSFAYDPTTPTFFTMLDLLPPAPPLVSSVPTSGGAGVAVGEPPGPEPLTLDSYSAAGPGDGGTASLVGSNMFPNQYREAAFGSGLLSPGPDAT; the protein is encoded by the exons ATGAATTGG AGATCATCGACGAGTACATCAAGGAGAATGGCTTCGGCCTGGACGGAGCGCCCGGGCACGGCGAGGGGCAGCCGCGCCTGGTATCCCGCGGGGCGGCCTCGCTGAGCACGGTCACCCTGGGCCCCTCTGCGCCGCCAGCCACGCCGCCGCCCTGGAGCTGCGCCCTGGGCCGGCTGATGCCGCCCGCGCCCGGGCCGGGCCCGCGGCCGCACCTGGTCATCACGGAGCAGCCGAAGCAGCGCGGCATGCGCTTCCGCTACGAGTGCGAGGGCCGCTCGGCCGGCAGCATCCTGGGCGAGAGCAGCACCGAGGCCAGCAAGACGCTGCCCGCCATCGAG CTCCGGGATTGTGGCGGACTGCGGGAGGTGGAGGTGACCGCGTGCCTGGTGTGGAAGGACTGGCCCCATCGGGTGCACCCGCACAGCCTCGTGGGGAAGGACTGTACGGACGGTGTCTGCAGGGTGCGGCTGCGGCCTCATGTCAGCCCCCGCCACAG CTTTAACAACCTGGGTATTCAGTGCGTGAGGAAGAAGGAGATCGAGGCGGCCATCGAGCGCAAGATCCAGCAGGGCATCGACCCCTACAATG CTGGCTCCCTGAAGAACCACCAGGAGGTGGACATGAACGTGGTGAGGATCTGCTTCCAGGCCTCCTACCGGGACCAGCAGGGACAGACCCGGCGGATGGACCCTGTGCTCTCCGAGCCCGTTTATGACAAGA aaTCCACGAACACGTCTGAGCTGCGGATCTGCCGCATCAACAAGGAGAGCGGGCCGTGCACGGGGGGCGAGGAGCTCTACCTGTTGTGTGACAAGGTGCAGAAAG AGGACATCTCGGTGGTGTTCAGCACAGCCTCCTGGGAAGGCCGGGCCGACTTCTCCCAGGCCGACGTGCACCGCCAGATTGCCATCGTGTTCAAGACGCCGCCGTATGAGGACCTGGAGATCGTGGAGCCTGTGACTGTCAATGTCTTCCTGCAGCGGCTCACGGACGGGGTCTGCAGCGAGCCGCTGCCCTTCACGTACCTTCCTCGGGACCATG ACAGCTATGGTGTGGACAAGAAGCGGAAACGGGGACTGCCCGATGTCCTCGGGGAGCTGAATGGCTCTG ACCCCCATGGCATCGAAAGCAAACGACGGAAGAAGAAGCCAGTCTTCCTGGACCACTTCCTGCCCAGCCACGGCCCAG GCCCGTACCTCCCGCCCTCAGCCCTGCTGCCAGACACAGAATTCTTCCCCGGTACCGTGTCCCTGCCCGGCCTGGAGCCTCCCTGCGAGCCTGACCTCCTGGATGACAGCTTTGCCTATGACCCCACGACCCCCACGTTCTTCACTATGCTGGACCTGCTGCCCCCAGCGCCGCCACTCGTCAGCTCTGTCCCCACCAGCGGGGGTGCAGGGGTCGCAGTCGGGGAGCCCCCTGGCCCCGAGCCACTGACGCTGGACTCCTACTCAGCCGCCGGCCCGGGGGACGGAGGCACCGCCAGCCTCGTGGGCAGCAACATGTTCCCCAATCAGTACCGCGAGGCAGCCTTCGGGAGTGGCCTCCTGTCCCCGGGGCCTGACGCCACGTAG
- the Relb gene encoding transcription factor RelB isoform X4, whose amino-acid sequence MPSRRVARPPAAPELGALGSNDLSSISLSVSRTTEIIDEYIKENGFGLDGAPGHGEGQPRLVSRGAASLSTVTLGPSAPPATPPPWSCALGRLMPPAPGPGPRPHLVITEQPKQRGMRFRYECEGRSAGSILGESSTEASKTLPAIELRDCGGLREVEVTACLVWKDWPHRVHPHSLVGKDCTDGVCRVRLRPHVSPRHSFNNLGIQCVRKKEIEAAIERKIQQGIDPYNAGSLKNHQEVDMNVVRICFQASYRDQQGQTRRMDPVLSEPVYDKKSTNTSELRICRINKESGPCTGGEELYLLCDKVQKEDISVVFSTASWEGRADFSQADVHRQIAIVFKTPPYEDLEIVEPVTVNVFLQRLTDGVCSEPLPFTYLPRDHDSYGVDKKRKRGLPDVLGELNGSDPHGIESKRRKKKPVFLDHFLPSHGPGPYLPPSALLPDTEFFPGTVSLPGLEPPCEPDLLDDSFAYDPTTPTFFTMLDLLPPAPPLVSSVPTSGGAGVAVGEPPGPEPLTLDSYSAAGPGDGGTASLVGSNMFPNQYREAAFGSGLLSPGPDAT is encoded by the exons AGATCATCGACGAGTACATCAAGGAGAATGGCTTCGGCCTGGACGGAGCGCCCGGGCACGGCGAGGGGCAGCCGCGCCTGGTATCCCGCGGGGCGGCCTCGCTGAGCACGGTCACCCTGGGCCCCTCTGCGCCGCCAGCCACGCCGCCGCCCTGGAGCTGCGCCCTGGGCCGGCTGATGCCGCCCGCGCCCGGGCCGGGCCCGCGGCCGCACCTGGTCATCACGGAGCAGCCGAAGCAGCGCGGCATGCGCTTCCGCTACGAGTGCGAGGGCCGCTCGGCCGGCAGCATCCTGGGCGAGAGCAGCACCGAGGCCAGCAAGACGCTGCCCGCCATCGAG CTCCGGGATTGTGGCGGACTGCGGGAGGTGGAGGTGACCGCGTGCCTGGTGTGGAAGGACTGGCCCCATCGGGTGCACCCGCACAGCCTCGTGGGGAAGGACTGTACGGACGGTGTCTGCAGGGTGCGGCTGCGGCCTCATGTCAGCCCCCGCCACAG CTTTAACAACCTGGGTATTCAGTGCGTGAGGAAGAAGGAGATCGAGGCGGCCATCGAGCGCAAGATCCAGCAGGGCATCGACCCCTACAATG CTGGCTCCCTGAAGAACCACCAGGAGGTGGACATGAACGTGGTGAGGATCTGCTTCCAGGCCTCCTACCGGGACCAGCAGGGACAGACCCGGCGGATGGACCCTGTGCTCTCCGAGCCCGTTTATGACAAGA aaTCCACGAACACGTCTGAGCTGCGGATCTGCCGCATCAACAAGGAGAGCGGGCCGTGCACGGGGGGCGAGGAGCTCTACCTGTTGTGTGACAAGGTGCAGAAAG AGGACATCTCGGTGGTGTTCAGCACAGCCTCCTGGGAAGGCCGGGCCGACTTCTCCCAGGCCGACGTGCACCGCCAGATTGCCATCGTGTTCAAGACGCCGCCGTATGAGGACCTGGAGATCGTGGAGCCTGTGACTGTCAATGTCTTCCTGCAGCGGCTCACGGACGGGGTCTGCAGCGAGCCGCTGCCCTTCACGTACCTTCCTCGGGACCATG ACAGCTATGGTGTGGACAAGAAGCGGAAACGGGGACTGCCCGATGTCCTCGGGGAGCTGAATGGCTCTG ACCCCCATGGCATCGAAAGCAAACGACGGAAGAAGAAGCCAGTCTTCCTGGACCACTTCCTGCCCAGCCACGGCCCAG GCCCGTACCTCCCGCCCTCAGCCCTGCTGCCAGACACAGAATTCTTCCCCGGTACCGTGTCCCTGCCCGGCCTGGAGCCTCCCTGCGAGCCTGACCTCCTGGATGACAGCTTTGCCTATGACCCCACGACCCCCACGTTCTTCACTATGCTGGACCTGCTGCCCCCAGCGCCGCCACTCGTCAGCTCTGTCCCCACCAGCGGGGGTGCAGGGGTCGCAGTCGGGGAGCCCCCTGGCCCCGAGCCACTGACGCTGGACTCCTACTCAGCCGCCGGCCCGGGGGACGGAGGCACCGCCAGCCTCGTGGGCAGCAACATGTTCCCCAATCAGTACCGCGAGGCAGCCTTCGGGAGTGGCCTCCTGTCCCCGGGGCCTGACGCCACGTAG
- the Relb gene encoding transcription factor RelB isoform X2, translating into MPSRRVARPPAAPELGALGSNDLSSISLSVSRTTDELGEYQEAGMPEAEGPEIIDEYIKENGFGLDGAPGHGEGQPRLVSRGAASLSTVTLGPSAPPATPPPWSCALGRLMPPAPGPGPRPHLVITEQPKQRGMRFRYECEGRSAGSILGESSTEASKTLPAIELRDCGGLREVEVTACLVWKDWPHRVHPHSLVGKDCTDGVCRVRLRPHVSPRHSFNNLGIQCVRKKEIEAAIERKIQQGIDPYNAGSLKNHQEVDMNVVRICFQASYRDQQGQTRRMDPVLSEPVYDKKSTNTSELRICRINKESGPCTGGEELYLLCDKVQKEDISVVFSTASWEGRADFSQADVHRQIAIVFKTPPYEDLEIVEPVTVNVFLQRLTDGVCSEPLPFTYLPRDHDSYGVDKKRKRGLPDVLGELNGSDPHGIESKRRKKKPVFLDHFLPSHGPGPYLPPSALLPDTEFFPGTVSLPGLEPPCEPDLLDDSFAYDPTTPTFFTMLDLLPPAPPLVSSVPTSGGAGVAVGEPPGPEPLTLDSYSAAGPGDGGTASLVGSNMFPNQYREAAFGSGLLSPGPDAT; encoded by the exons ATGAATTGGGTGAGTACCAGGAGGCAGGCATGCCGGAGGCTGAGGGCCCAG AGATCATCGACGAGTACATCAAGGAGAATGGCTTCGGCCTGGACGGAGCGCCCGGGCACGGCGAGGGGCAGCCGCGCCTGGTATCCCGCGGGGCGGCCTCGCTGAGCACGGTCACCCTGGGCCCCTCTGCGCCGCCAGCCACGCCGCCGCCCTGGAGCTGCGCCCTGGGCCGGCTGATGCCGCCCGCGCCCGGGCCGGGCCCGCGGCCGCACCTGGTCATCACGGAGCAGCCGAAGCAGCGCGGCATGCGCTTCCGCTACGAGTGCGAGGGCCGCTCGGCCGGCAGCATCCTGGGCGAGAGCAGCACCGAGGCCAGCAAGACGCTGCCCGCCATCGAG CTCCGGGATTGTGGCGGACTGCGGGAGGTGGAGGTGACCGCGTGCCTGGTGTGGAAGGACTGGCCCCATCGGGTGCACCCGCACAGCCTCGTGGGGAAGGACTGTACGGACGGTGTCTGCAGGGTGCGGCTGCGGCCTCATGTCAGCCCCCGCCACAG CTTTAACAACCTGGGTATTCAGTGCGTGAGGAAGAAGGAGATCGAGGCGGCCATCGAGCGCAAGATCCAGCAGGGCATCGACCCCTACAATG CTGGCTCCCTGAAGAACCACCAGGAGGTGGACATGAACGTGGTGAGGATCTGCTTCCAGGCCTCCTACCGGGACCAGCAGGGACAGACCCGGCGGATGGACCCTGTGCTCTCCGAGCCCGTTTATGACAAGA aaTCCACGAACACGTCTGAGCTGCGGATCTGCCGCATCAACAAGGAGAGCGGGCCGTGCACGGGGGGCGAGGAGCTCTACCTGTTGTGTGACAAGGTGCAGAAAG AGGACATCTCGGTGGTGTTCAGCACAGCCTCCTGGGAAGGCCGGGCCGACTTCTCCCAGGCCGACGTGCACCGCCAGATTGCCATCGTGTTCAAGACGCCGCCGTATGAGGACCTGGAGATCGTGGAGCCTGTGACTGTCAATGTCTTCCTGCAGCGGCTCACGGACGGGGTCTGCAGCGAGCCGCTGCCCTTCACGTACCTTCCTCGGGACCATG ACAGCTATGGTGTGGACAAGAAGCGGAAACGGGGACTGCCCGATGTCCTCGGGGAGCTGAATGGCTCTG ACCCCCATGGCATCGAAAGCAAACGACGGAAGAAGAAGCCAGTCTTCCTGGACCACTTCCTGCCCAGCCACGGCCCAG GCCCGTACCTCCCGCCCTCAGCCCTGCTGCCAGACACAGAATTCTTCCCCGGTACCGTGTCCCTGCCCGGCCTGGAGCCTCCCTGCGAGCCTGACCTCCTGGATGACAGCTTTGCCTATGACCCCACGACCCCCACGTTCTTCACTATGCTGGACCTGCTGCCCCCAGCGCCGCCACTCGTCAGCTCTGTCCCCACCAGCGGGGGTGCAGGGGTCGCAGTCGGGGAGCCCCCTGGCCCCGAGCCACTGACGCTGGACTCCTACTCAGCCGCCGGCCCGGGGGACGGAGGCACCGCCAGCCTCGTGGGCAGCAACATGTTCCCCAATCAGTACCGCGAGGCAGCCTTCGGGAGTGGCCTCCTGTCCCCGGGGCCTGACGCCACGTAG